Proteins encoded in a region of the Sparus aurata chromosome 6, fSpaAur1.1, whole genome shotgun sequence genome:
- the LOC115583411 gene encoding retinol dehydrogenase 11 — translation MFLLDVLGHPVWAVSAALLAIVVRLQRRARWDPRACSARLAGKTAIVTGANTGIGKFIALDFARRGARVILACRSEARGSAALKEIREKTRNPDVHLRLVDLSSLDSVREFAKGILEEEKALHILVNNAAVSGLPRQITKDGLDMSFATNVLGPFLLTNLLLDLIKRSAPARIVTVSSMNHKKGEVDFAHFRGENLTYFMDKVYNNTKLHNIICTNELARRLQGTDVTANSVHPGVVMTEVMRYYPFVIRCLFNLIGFFFFKSPEEGAVSSIYCAVSEEMEGITGKYIDSDCSLLLPAPLARDAALAVKDFEMCERLTSKL, via the exons ATGTTCCTGCTGGATGTGCTCGGTCACCCGGTGTGGGCTGTCTCCGCGGCGCTGCTGGCGATCGTCGTGCGCCTACAGAGGAGAGCGCGCTGGGATCCGCGAGCCTGCAGCGCGCGGCTCGCCGGGAAGACTGCGATAGTGACGGGAGCCAACACAG GAATCGGGAAGTTCATTGCCCTGGACTTTGCACGTCGGGGGGCCCGTGTTATCCTGGCCTGTCGGAGCGAGGCCAGGGGGTCAGCAGCACTGAAAGAGATCAGGGAGAAAACGAGAAACCCTGACGTCCACTTGCGCCTGGTGGACCTGTCCTCTCTGGATTCTGTCAGGGAATTTGCCAAGGGGATtcttgaggaggagaaagctcTCCACATCCTCGTCAACAACGCAGCGGTATCAG GTTTACCCAGGCAGATAACCAAAGATGGGTTGGACATGTCTTTTGCCACGAACGTACTGGGACCATTTCTTCTCACCAACCTGCTGCTGG ACCTCATCAAGCGTTCGGCTCCGGCACGTATTGTCACCGTCAGCTCAATGAACCACAAGAAGGGTGAAGTGGACTTTGCTCACTTTCGTGGCGAGAACCTCACTTATTTCATGGATAAAGTCTACAACAACACTAAGCTGCACAATATCATCTGTACCAATGAGCTGGCCCGCAGGCTACAAGGGACAG ATGTCACCGCAAACTCCGTGCACCCTGGTGTCGTCATGACCGAAGTGATGAGATACTATCCATTTGTGATCCGTTGTCTTTTCAACCTcattggatttttctttttcaag TCTCCGGAGGAGGGTGCTGTCAGCTCCATATACTGTGCCGTATCAGAAGAAATGGAGGGGATAACTGGGAAGTATATCGACAGCGACTGCTCCTTGCTTCTTCCCGCCCCTCTAGCTCGAGACGCTGCCCTCGCAGTCAAGGACTTTGAGATGTGCGAGAGACTGACATCAAAGCTGTGA
- the nop56 gene encoding nucleolar protein 56, which yields MVLLHVLFEHAAGYALFAVKEVEEIGMLLPQVEESVLSIGKFNSMVSLAAFFPFKSAQAALENMNAISEGVVHADLKLFLETNLPLSGKKKAVLGVSDAKIGAALQEEFTLSIQTGGVVAEIGRGLRLHFHSLVKGLSGLAASKAQLGLGHSYSRAKVKFNVNRADNMIIQSIALLDQLDKDINTFSMRVREWYGYHFPELVKIVPDNSMYCRLAQLIGNRKELSEESLASLEEVVMDGAKAQAILDASRSSMGMDISPIDLINIERFSNRVVSLAEYRLELQEYLRSKMSQVAPNLAALIGEVVGARLISHAGSLTNLAKYPASTVQILGAEKALFRALKTRGNTPKYGLIFHSTFIGRAAAKNKGRISRYLANKCTIASRIDCFSEVPTSVFGDKLRGQVEERLSFYETGDVPRKNVDVMKEALKEATDVASEIKRKMEKKEKKRKKKEKKLAELDANGETNGDAEVENGDADTPVVKKKKKKQAAEEMEVEAEEAPAPENGAEETPGKKKKKRKAEAVDEEPAEEVPETPASEKKKKKKKKEAGD from the exons ATG GTGCTGCTGCACGTGTTGTTCGAGCATGCGGCAGGCTACGCGCTGTTCGCCGTCAAAGAAGTGGAGGAGATCGGCATGCTGCTGCCTCAG GTGGAGGAGAGCGTGCTGAGCATTGGGAAGTTTAACAGCATGGTGAGCCTGGCTGCCTTCTTCCCCTTCAAGTCGGCCCAGGCTGCTCTGGAGAACATGAACGCCATCTCAGAAG GTGTGGTTCATGCTGACCTGAAGTTGTTCCTCGAGACAAACCTTCCCCTCTCTGGGAAAAAGAAGGCTGTGCTGGGGGTTTCCGATGCCAAGATCGGAGCAGCTTTACAAGAAGAATTTACCCTTTCCATCCAGACTGGTGGGGTGGTGGCAGAGATAGGCAGAG GTTTGCGTCTGCACTTTCACTCCCTGGTGAAGGGTCTATCAGGCCTTGCTGCCTCCAAGGCCCAGCTGGGTCTCGGCCACAGTTACTCCAGAGCCAAAGTAAAGTTTAATGTCAACAGAGCCGACAACATGATCATCCAGTCGATCGCTCTGCTGGATCAGCTGGACAAAGACATCAACACTTTCTCCATGCGTGTCCG TGAGTGGTATGGCTACCACTTCCCAGAGCTGGTTAAGATCGTGCCTGACAACTCGATGTACTGCCGTCTGGCTCAGCTCATTGGAAACAGGAAGGAGCTGTCAGAGGAGAGTCTGGCGAgcctggaggaggtggtgatggaCGGTGCCAAAGCTCAGGCCATCCTGGACGCATCGCGCTCCTCCATGG GTATGGACATCTCTCCCATCGATCTGATCAACATAGAGAGATTCTCCAATCGTGTTGTGTCTCTGGCTGAATATAGGCTGGAGCTGCAGGAGTACCTCCGCTCCAAGATGAGCCAGGTGGCTCCAAACCTGGCTGCTTTAATCGGAGAAGTG GTAGGAGCTCGTCTGATCTCACATGCTGGCAGTCTCACCAACCTGGCCAAATACCCAGCATCCACCGTTCAGATCCTGGGAGCAGAGAAGGCCCTGTTCAG AGCCCTCAAGACTCGCGGTAACACCCCCAAGTATGGTCTCATCTTCCACTCGACCTTCATTGGACGTGCTGCAGCCAAGAACAAAGGAAGAATCTCCAGATATCTGGCAAACAAGTGCACAATCGCCTCCCGTATTGACTGTTTCTCGG AGGTTCCCACAAGTGTGTTTGGAGACAAGCTGCGTGGACAGGTGGAAGAGCGACTGTCTTTCTATGAGACTGGTGATGTGCCACGGAAGAATGTCGATGTCATGAAAGAGGCTCTTAAAGAG gctACTGATGTTGCATCTGAGATCAAGCGGAAgatggagaagaaagaaaagaagcgcaagaagaaggaaaagaagttGGCAGAGCTGGATGCAAATGGTGAAACCAACGGTGACGCTGAG GTGGAGAATGGAGACGCAGACACCCCTgtagtgaaaaagaaaaagaagaaacaagcaGCCGAGGAGATGGAGGTCGAAGCAGAGGAGGCCCCTGCTCCAGAGAATGGAGCAGAGGAAACCccagggaagaagaaaaagaagcgaAAGGCTGAGGCTGTGGACGAAGAGCCAGCAGAAGAGGTCCCAGAAACGCCTGCAtctgagaagaaaaagaaaaagaagaaaaaggaggctGGAGACTAG
- the ubap2a gene encoding ubiquitin-associated protein 2a isoform X2: MMSSLGSEKARGPREKALPAATHTSQPQKQIQATAEQIRLAQMIYDKNDADFEDKVNQLMEVTGKNQDECMVALHDCNEDVSRAINFLLESTSDMTSWETVGKKKPLVKEGPSESKENKENREKKGEREASKGRAVANRKAKGASRSRPARPEENGVEVTPLDRGSDRGRRLRGGRGSGGRGRGRAPPGSRFSAQGMGTFNPADYTSESGTGTTQTEVWDTVANNSTDGTVAWRSTLEDWAAEDWSEDVSLSETKVFTSSCAPAAENHITPGQSLDLASLLQKPVGGGREPPSSSSPQSLVFTNSHHHQPPQQQQQQPPPSRNATSSTSYAHAALSSVLGAGFGDLGQAKRTQPSAGAQILEQLKGPGLGPLPSSQAAPPVSTQGSNASICRLPGLGAPVPPPSSSSWDIKASESSATSLSSQFSREFGLQPEPSLVLSQLVQRHTGPSLPLARQPSPPSQQQAAPASASPAPQHTSTPAQAGLVMAAAGAKPPAPNAGLDPQGGSTPQQQRAQLKGQKRRIPPTSKIPSTAVEMPGSADVPGLNLQFGALDFGSESAMPEFGVVDNCVNAASRESTPAPAPAPPAPGPGSQSQTSLYSKPLSESLGSPLSVSLPLPLSSSEPVYHSSTALPSLAPSSLGTANSVNPPSSSTASTSSTSVPSSSHFSTVGGSYDGTMSPHSRLAFSQSKEATGPIMNGLNGVRTSAALDTSSASSTPKPESPSLNINTNGPSAPSSHLPSNLPAHSSTTLSNLAQDLPSGSQLNSLNSHVSSHSSVSALGSSSLTYTSVDNSSVNSLAPSSGSYASAQPSASALHSTHNSSNSSSSISHLVNMPNMPNMPNMPNMPNMPNMANMANMPNMGHNMSSTVGGIGGLHSVATAVTAALGLGSNGATATSNLSAPRTTPLLSSTGKAPPNLSQGVPPLLPNQYIMGPGGLLPAYPQIYGYEDLHMLQSRLPMPSLQDYYGITFPGPTALSGRDGSLANNPYSGEVTKFGRNDSTSPAPPTSLAAPQPPQGQGQGQSQAQPQPPQAQPQPQGQPQHHNSQQAFLPPGYSYTGLPYYPGVPGAVPSAAAFQYGPTMFVPPGGPGPASAKQHSMGLGLGNPSASPFQQQTQQQPSGYGQHAFSSGYEELTAGPAGVDYSKGYNSSSQAQAKSATAGPGKGVSVTSSNSGVPDISGSVYNKTQSFDKQGFHAGTPPPFSLPSALGGPGPLNPGAAPGGYAPAPFLHILPHQQPHSQLLHHHLAQDGQGGPSQRGQSSSLQQKSQVNKSSYGSSPYWAN, encoded by the exons atgatgAGCTCGCTGGGCAGCGAAAAGGCCCGGGGCCCTCGGGAAAAAGCGCTGCCTGCTGCCACTCACACTtcacaaccacagaaacaaatACAG GCTACTGCTGAACAGATCCGGCTTGCCCAGATGATTTATGACAAGAATGATGCTGACTTTGAGGACAAAGTTAACCAG CTGATGGAGGTGACTGGGAAGAACCAGGATGAGTGCATGGTAGCGCTCCACGACTGCAATGAGGATGTCAGCAGAGCCATCAACTTTCTCCTGGAGAGTACCTCCGACATG ACCTCATGGGAGACTGTAGGGAAGAAGAAACCCCTGGTGAAGGAGGGTCCATCGGAAAGCAAGGAGAACaaggagaacagggagaagaaaggagagagagaggctagCAAGGGCCGCGCAGTGGCTAACCGCAAGGCCAAGGGAGCCAGTCGCAGCCGACCGG CACGTCCAGAGGAGAATGGCGTGGAGGTGACACCACTGGACAGAGGTTCAGATCGAGGTCGGAGGCTCAGAGGTGGCCGAG GATCTGGAGGTcgaggcagaggcagagcacCACCAGGGAGTCGGTTCTCAGCCCAGGGCATGGG GACCTTCAATCCAGCGGATTATACCTCAGAGTCTGGCACAGGAACCACACAAACTGAGGTGTGGGACACGGTGGCCAACAACAGCACAGATGGGACAG TTGCCTGGAGGAGTACCCTGGAAGACTGGGCAGCTGAGGACTGGAGTGAGGATGTTAGT CTCTCAGAGACCAAAGTGTTCACCTCATCATGtgcacctgctgctgagaaTCACATCACACCTGGGCAAAG TTTGGATCTCGCCTCTCTGCTGCAGAAGCCTGTGGGTGGAGGAAGAGAaccaccttcctcctcttcccctcagAGTCTGGTCTTCACAAactcccaccaccaccagccaccgcagcagcagcagcagcagccgccccCCAGCCGCAATGCCACCAGCAGCACAAGCTATGCTCATGCAGCTCTG TCGTCAGTGCTAGGAGCTGGTTTTGGGGACTTGGGCCAAGCCAAAAGGACTCAGCCCAGCGCTGGAGCGCAGATACTGGAACAGCTGAAGGGTCCTGGCTTGGGTCCGCTCCCCTCTTCCCAGGCCGCGCCTCCTGTCAGCACCCAAGGAAGCAATGCCTCCATCTGCCGACTGCCAGGCCTGGGAGCACCAGTACCTCCACCCTCCTCATCAAGCTGGGACATAAAGGCTTCGGAATCCAGTGCAACCTCGCTGTCCTCACAGTTCAGCC GTGAGTTTGGCCTGCAGCCAGAGCCTTCTCTTGTGCTGAGCCAGCTGGTTCAGAGGCACACCGGCCCCTCCTTGCCTCTGGCACGTCAACCCAGTCCTCCATCACAACAACAAGCGGCCCCTgcttccgcctcgcctgctccTCAGCACACCAGCACGCCAGCACAGGCAGGCTTGGTGatggctgctgctggtgctaaACCTCCTGCCCCTAACGCAGGGCTGGACCCTCAGGGTGGCAGTACACCGCAGCAGCAACGGGCGCAGCTCAAGGGCCAGAAACGAAGGATACCTCCCACATCAAAG ATCCCCTCCACAGCGGTAGAGATGCCAGGCTCGGCTGATGTCCCCGGTCTGAACCTCCAGTTTGGAGCTCTAGACTTTGGCTCGGAATCGGCAATGCCAGAGTTTGGAGTTGTGGACAATTGTGTGAATGCGGCATCCAGGGAGTCCACGCCGGCCCCTGCCCCTGCACCACCTGCACCAGGACCAGGGTCACAGAGCCAGACAAGCCTGTACTCCAAACCGCTCAG TGAGTCGCTGGGCAgccctctctccgtctccctgcCTCTGCCCCTCTCCTCATCAGAGCCAGTATATCACTCCTCCACGGCGTTGCCCAGCCTCGCTCCTTCCTCATTAGGGACTGCCAACTCCGTCAATCCTCCCTCATCTTCGACAGCCTCGACCAGCTCCACCTCCGTACCCTCATCCTCACACTTCTCCACAGTGGGGGGCAGTTACGATGGAACCATGTCCCCTCACTCGCGGCTGGCCTTTTCCCAAAGCAAAGAGGCCACGGGGCCAATTATG AATGGCCTGAATGGTGTAAGGACCTCTGCTGCTCTAGACA CTTCATCAGCGTCCTCCACACCGAAGCCAGAATCGCCGTCTCTGAACATCAACACCAACGGTCCCTCAGCACCCTCCTCCCACTTACCTTCGAACCTGCCTGCACACAGCTCCACCACGCTCTCCAACCTGGCACAGGACCTGCCCTCAGGCAGCCAGCTTAACTCGCTCAACAG CCATGTCAGCAGTCATTCCTCAGTTTCAGCTCTGGGCTCCAGCTCTCTCACT TACACCAGTGTCGACAACAGCAGCGTAAACTCCCTGGCCCCCTCCTCTGGTTCCTACGCGTCAGCGCAGCCCTCGGCCTCAGCACTCCACTCAAcccacaacagcagcaacagtagcAGCAGCATCAGCCACCTGGTCAACATGCCCAACATGCCCAACATGCCCAACATGCCCAACATGCCCAACATGCCCAACATGGCTAACATGGCCAACATGCCCAACATGGGCCACAACATGAGCAGCACAGTCGGTGGCATCGGCGGACTTCACTCTGTTGCCACTGCCGTCACCGCGGCGCTGGGACTTGGCTCCAATGGAGCTACTGCCACGTCCAACCTCTCTGCACCGAGGACCACCCCTCTGCTCTCTTCCACTG GTAAAGCTCCCCCTAACCTGTCCCAAGGAGTGCCACCTCTACTGCCCAACCAGTATATCATGGGCCCAGGGGGGCTGCTGCCAGCATACCCA CAGATCTATGGCTACGAGGACCTCCATATGCTCCAGTCCAGACTGCCAATG CCCTCTTTGCAGGATTACTATGGAATCACATTCCCTGGCCCCACGGCTCTGTCTGGCAGAGACGGGAGCCTTGCCAACAACCCCTACTCAG gTGAAGTCACAAAGTTCGGCAGGAATGACTCCACCTCCCCGGCACCCCCCACCAGCTTGGCAGCACCGCAGCCTCCCCAGGGCCAAGGCCAAGGACAGAGCCAGGCTCAGCCTCAGCCTCCGCAGGCCCAGCCTCAGCCCCAGGGCCAGCCTCAGCACCACAACAGTCAGCAGGCCTTTCTGCCTCCAGGCTACAGCTACACAGGCCTGCCTTACTACCCCGGGGTGCCCGGCGCCGTACCCAGTGCTGCTGCCTTCCAGTATGGCCCCACCATGTTTGTTCCTCCCGGGGGCCCGGGACCAGCCTCGGCCAAGCAGCACAGTATGGGCCTTGGTCTGGGAAACCCCTCGGCTAGCCCCTtccagcagcagacacagcagcagccaaGTGGTTACGGCCAGCACGCCTTCAGCTCAG GGTATGAGGAGCTGACAGCAGGGCCAGCAGGAGTGGACTACAGTAAAGGATACAACTCCTCCTCACAGGCACAAGCCAAATCTGCTACTGCTGGACCTGGGAAag GTGTCTCAGTGACGTCCAGTAACTCGGGTGTGCCAGACATCAGTGGAAGTGTTTACAATAAGACCCAG TCTTTTGATAAGCAGGGTTTCCATGCGGGGACCCCTCCTCCCTTCAGCCTGCCATCAGCACTGGGGGGTCCAGGGCCTCTGAACCCTGGAGCAGCTCCTGGAGGCTATGCACCGGCCCCATTCCTCCACATCCTGCCTCACCAGCAACCACACTCACAGCTGCTGCACCATCATTTAGCTCAGGACGGACAG GGTGGTCCTAGCCAGCGTGGCCAGTCCAGCAGCCTGCAGCAGAAGAGCCAAGTCAACAAGTCGAGCTACGGCAGCTCCCCATACTGGGCCAACTGA
- the ubap2a gene encoding ubiquitin-associated protein 2a isoform X1, translating into MMSSLGSEKARGPREKALPAATHTSQPQKQIQATAEQIRLAQMIYDKNDADFEDKVNQLMEVTGKNQDECMVALHDCNEDVSRAINFLLESTSDMTSWETVGKKKPLVKEGPSESKENKENREKKGEREASKGRAVANRKAKGASRSRPARPEENGVEVTPLDRGSDRGRRLRGGRAGSGGRGRGRAPPGSRFSAQGMGTFNPADYTSESGTGTTQTEVWDTVANNSTDGTVAWRSTLEDWAAEDWSEDVSLSETKVFTSSCAPAAENHITPGQSLDLASLLQKPVGGGREPPSSSSPQSLVFTNSHHHQPPQQQQQQPPPSRNATSSTSYAHAALSSVLGAGFGDLGQAKRTQPSAGAQILEQLKGPGLGPLPSSQAAPPVSTQGSNASICRLPGLGAPVPPPSSSSWDIKASESSATSLSSQFSREFGLQPEPSLVLSQLVQRHTGPSLPLARQPSPPSQQQAAPASASPAPQHTSTPAQAGLVMAAAGAKPPAPNAGLDPQGGSTPQQQRAQLKGQKRRIPPTSKIPSTAVEMPGSADVPGLNLQFGALDFGSESAMPEFGVVDNCVNAASRESTPAPAPAPPAPGPGSQSQTSLYSKPLSESLGSPLSVSLPLPLSSSEPVYHSSTALPSLAPSSLGTANSVNPPSSSTASTSSTSVPSSSHFSTVGGSYDGTMSPHSRLAFSQSKEATGPIMNGLNGVRTSAALDTSSASSTPKPESPSLNINTNGPSAPSSHLPSNLPAHSSTTLSNLAQDLPSGSQLNSLNSHVSSHSSVSALGSSSLTYTSVDNSSVNSLAPSSGSYASAQPSASALHSTHNSSNSSSSISHLVNMPNMPNMPNMPNMPNMPNMANMANMPNMGHNMSSTVGGIGGLHSVATAVTAALGLGSNGATATSNLSAPRTTPLLSSTGKAPPNLSQGVPPLLPNQYIMGPGGLLPAYPQIYGYEDLHMLQSRLPMPSLQDYYGITFPGPTALSGRDGSLANNPYSGEVTKFGRNDSTSPAPPTSLAAPQPPQGQGQGQSQAQPQPPQAQPQPQGQPQHHNSQQAFLPPGYSYTGLPYYPGVPGAVPSAAAFQYGPTMFVPPGGPGPASAKQHSMGLGLGNPSASPFQQQTQQQPSGYGQHAFSSGYEELTAGPAGVDYSKGYNSSSQAQAKSATAGPGKGVSVTSSNSGVPDISGSVYNKTQSFDKQGFHAGTPPPFSLPSALGGPGPLNPGAAPGGYAPAPFLHILPHQQPHSQLLHHHLAQDGQGGPSQRGQSSSLQQKSQVNKSSYGSSPYWAN; encoded by the exons atgatgAGCTCGCTGGGCAGCGAAAAGGCCCGGGGCCCTCGGGAAAAAGCGCTGCCTGCTGCCACTCACACTtcacaaccacagaaacaaatACAG GCTACTGCTGAACAGATCCGGCTTGCCCAGATGATTTATGACAAGAATGATGCTGACTTTGAGGACAAAGTTAACCAG CTGATGGAGGTGACTGGGAAGAACCAGGATGAGTGCATGGTAGCGCTCCACGACTGCAATGAGGATGTCAGCAGAGCCATCAACTTTCTCCTGGAGAGTACCTCCGACATG ACCTCATGGGAGACTGTAGGGAAGAAGAAACCCCTGGTGAAGGAGGGTCCATCGGAAAGCAAGGAGAACaaggagaacagggagaagaaaggagagagagaggctagCAAGGGCCGCGCAGTGGCTAACCGCAAGGCCAAGGGAGCCAGTCGCAGCCGACCGG CACGTCCAGAGGAGAATGGCGTGGAGGTGACACCACTGGACAGAGGTTCAGATCGAGGTCGGAGGCTCAGAGGTGGCCGAG CAGGATCTGGAGGTcgaggcagaggcagagcacCACCAGGGAGTCGGTTCTCAGCCCAGGGCATGGG GACCTTCAATCCAGCGGATTATACCTCAGAGTCTGGCACAGGAACCACACAAACTGAGGTGTGGGACACGGTGGCCAACAACAGCACAGATGGGACAG TTGCCTGGAGGAGTACCCTGGAAGACTGGGCAGCTGAGGACTGGAGTGAGGATGTTAGT CTCTCAGAGACCAAAGTGTTCACCTCATCATGtgcacctgctgctgagaaTCACATCACACCTGGGCAAAG TTTGGATCTCGCCTCTCTGCTGCAGAAGCCTGTGGGTGGAGGAAGAGAaccaccttcctcctcttcccctcagAGTCTGGTCTTCACAAactcccaccaccaccagccaccgcagcagcagcagcagcagccgccccCCAGCCGCAATGCCACCAGCAGCACAAGCTATGCTCATGCAGCTCTG TCGTCAGTGCTAGGAGCTGGTTTTGGGGACTTGGGCCAAGCCAAAAGGACTCAGCCCAGCGCTGGAGCGCAGATACTGGAACAGCTGAAGGGTCCTGGCTTGGGTCCGCTCCCCTCTTCCCAGGCCGCGCCTCCTGTCAGCACCCAAGGAAGCAATGCCTCCATCTGCCGACTGCCAGGCCTGGGAGCACCAGTACCTCCACCCTCCTCATCAAGCTGGGACATAAAGGCTTCGGAATCCAGTGCAACCTCGCTGTCCTCACAGTTCAGCC GTGAGTTTGGCCTGCAGCCAGAGCCTTCTCTTGTGCTGAGCCAGCTGGTTCAGAGGCACACCGGCCCCTCCTTGCCTCTGGCACGTCAACCCAGTCCTCCATCACAACAACAAGCGGCCCCTgcttccgcctcgcctgctccTCAGCACACCAGCACGCCAGCACAGGCAGGCTTGGTGatggctgctgctggtgctaaACCTCCTGCCCCTAACGCAGGGCTGGACCCTCAGGGTGGCAGTACACCGCAGCAGCAACGGGCGCAGCTCAAGGGCCAGAAACGAAGGATACCTCCCACATCAAAG ATCCCCTCCACAGCGGTAGAGATGCCAGGCTCGGCTGATGTCCCCGGTCTGAACCTCCAGTTTGGAGCTCTAGACTTTGGCTCGGAATCGGCAATGCCAGAGTTTGGAGTTGTGGACAATTGTGTGAATGCGGCATCCAGGGAGTCCACGCCGGCCCCTGCCCCTGCACCACCTGCACCAGGACCAGGGTCACAGAGCCAGACAAGCCTGTACTCCAAACCGCTCAG TGAGTCGCTGGGCAgccctctctccgtctccctgcCTCTGCCCCTCTCCTCATCAGAGCCAGTATATCACTCCTCCACGGCGTTGCCCAGCCTCGCTCCTTCCTCATTAGGGACTGCCAACTCCGTCAATCCTCCCTCATCTTCGACAGCCTCGACCAGCTCCACCTCCGTACCCTCATCCTCACACTTCTCCACAGTGGGGGGCAGTTACGATGGAACCATGTCCCCTCACTCGCGGCTGGCCTTTTCCCAAAGCAAAGAGGCCACGGGGCCAATTATG AATGGCCTGAATGGTGTAAGGACCTCTGCTGCTCTAGACA CTTCATCAGCGTCCTCCACACCGAAGCCAGAATCGCCGTCTCTGAACATCAACACCAACGGTCCCTCAGCACCCTCCTCCCACTTACCTTCGAACCTGCCTGCACACAGCTCCACCACGCTCTCCAACCTGGCACAGGACCTGCCCTCAGGCAGCCAGCTTAACTCGCTCAACAG CCATGTCAGCAGTCATTCCTCAGTTTCAGCTCTGGGCTCCAGCTCTCTCACT TACACCAGTGTCGACAACAGCAGCGTAAACTCCCTGGCCCCCTCCTCTGGTTCCTACGCGTCAGCGCAGCCCTCGGCCTCAGCACTCCACTCAAcccacaacagcagcaacagtagcAGCAGCATCAGCCACCTGGTCAACATGCCCAACATGCCCAACATGCCCAACATGCCCAACATGCCCAACATGCCCAACATGGCTAACATGGCCAACATGCCCAACATGGGCCACAACATGAGCAGCACAGTCGGTGGCATCGGCGGACTTCACTCTGTTGCCACTGCCGTCACCGCGGCGCTGGGACTTGGCTCCAATGGAGCTACTGCCACGTCCAACCTCTCTGCACCGAGGACCACCCCTCTGCTCTCTTCCACTG GTAAAGCTCCCCCTAACCTGTCCCAAGGAGTGCCACCTCTACTGCCCAACCAGTATATCATGGGCCCAGGGGGGCTGCTGCCAGCATACCCA CAGATCTATGGCTACGAGGACCTCCATATGCTCCAGTCCAGACTGCCAATG CCCTCTTTGCAGGATTACTATGGAATCACATTCCCTGGCCCCACGGCTCTGTCTGGCAGAGACGGGAGCCTTGCCAACAACCCCTACTCAG gTGAAGTCACAAAGTTCGGCAGGAATGACTCCACCTCCCCGGCACCCCCCACCAGCTTGGCAGCACCGCAGCCTCCCCAGGGCCAAGGCCAAGGACAGAGCCAGGCTCAGCCTCAGCCTCCGCAGGCCCAGCCTCAGCCCCAGGGCCAGCCTCAGCACCACAACAGTCAGCAGGCCTTTCTGCCTCCAGGCTACAGCTACACAGGCCTGCCTTACTACCCCGGGGTGCCCGGCGCCGTACCCAGTGCTGCTGCCTTCCAGTATGGCCCCACCATGTTTGTTCCTCCCGGGGGCCCGGGACCAGCCTCGGCCAAGCAGCACAGTATGGGCCTTGGTCTGGGAAACCCCTCGGCTAGCCCCTtccagcagcagacacagcagcagccaaGTGGTTACGGCCAGCACGCCTTCAGCTCAG GGTATGAGGAGCTGACAGCAGGGCCAGCAGGAGTGGACTACAGTAAAGGATACAACTCCTCCTCACAGGCACAAGCCAAATCTGCTACTGCTGGACCTGGGAAag GTGTCTCAGTGACGTCCAGTAACTCGGGTGTGCCAGACATCAGTGGAAGTGTTTACAATAAGACCCAG TCTTTTGATAAGCAGGGTTTCCATGCGGGGACCCCTCCTCCCTTCAGCCTGCCATCAGCACTGGGGGGTCCAGGGCCTCTGAACCCTGGAGCAGCTCCTGGAGGCTATGCACCGGCCCCATTCCTCCACATCCTGCCTCACCAGCAACCACACTCACAGCTGCTGCACCATCATTTAGCTCAGGACGGACAG GGTGGTCCTAGCCAGCGTGGCCAGTCCAGCAGCCTGCAGCAGAAGAGCCAAGTCAACAAGTCGAGCTACGGCAGCTCCCCATACTGGGCCAACTGA